One Nocardioides dongkuii genomic window, CCGTGACACCGCCATCAACGAGACGTTCATCGTGGGCGGTGCGGCCGGCGCCGCCCTGGCCGGCACCATCCCTGTCGTCGAGCTCCAGTTCGCCGACTTCCTCTTCACCGCCGCGGACGAGATCTTCCACAAGCTGGCGAAGTGGCGCTACATGCACGGCGGCCAGTTCACGATGCCCGTGGTCGTCCGGCTTCCCACTGGCGTGGTCGGCGGAGCGGGGGCCGAGCACTCGCAGAGCCTCGAGACGATCGCCATGCATGTCCCCGGCTTGAAGGTCGCGGTCCCGGCGTCGCCCGCCGACGCGAAGGGGCTGCTGAAGTCGGCGATCCGCGACCCCAACCCGGTGCTGTTCTTCGAGCACAAGGGCCTCTATCGGGTGAAGGGTCCGGTCTCGGACTCGCCCGAGGACCTGGTGCCGTTCGGCGTCGCCCGCGTGGCCCGTCAGGGCACCTCGATGACCGTGGTCGCCACCGGCCTGATGGTCGACCGGGTCCTCGAAGCCGCCGAGCAGCTCGCGCCTCGCGGCATCGAGCTCGAGGTCATCGACCCACGGACGCTGGTGCCGCTCGACATCGACACGGTGGTCGGCTCGGTCGAGAAGACCCACCGGCTGATGATCGTGCACGAGGCCTCCCGCACCGCGGGCTTCGGCGCGGAGATCGCAGCACAGGTCCAAGAACGAGCGTTCTTCGCGCTCGACGCTCCCGTCTGGCGGGTCTGCGGCACCGACACCCCACTGCCCCAGGACCCCGACCTCGAACAGGCCTGCATCCCGTCCACGGACGAGATCGTCACCGCGGCCCTCGCGCTCGCGGCCATCTAGGAGATCCGTCATGGCGCAAGTGCTGATGCCCCGACTGGGCGTCTCGGTGACCGAGGGCACCGTCTCCAGCTGGCTCAAGCAGATCGGCGACACCGTCGAGGTGGGCGAGCCGATCTGCGAGGTGGCCACCGACAAGGTGGACACCGAGATCGAGAGCACCGTGGCCGGGGTGCTCACCGAGCAGCTGTACGCCGAGGACGAGGTGGTCCTGGTCGGCGAGCCGCTCGCGACCGTCGTCGGGTCCGACGAGGCCTCGGACCCGCCCCCGCCGGTCGTTCCGGACGAGCCGGCGCCGGTCGTCCCGGAGCCGGCCGCCGGCGACGACCCAGCGCCGGCTCCTGAGCCCGCGCCTGCCCAGCCGGCAGCAGGGGTCCCGCACGACGCGCTCGTCCTGATGCCCCGGCTGGGCGTCTCGGTGATCGAGGGCACCGTCTCCAGCTGGCTCAAGCAGGTCGGCGACACCGTCGAGGTAGGCGAGCCGATCTGCGAGGTGGCCACCGACAAGGTGGACACCGAGATCGAGAGCACGATCGCCGGGGTCCTCGCCGAGCAGCGGTACGCCGAGGGCGAGACCGTCCAGGTCGGTGAGCCGTTGGGGGTCGTCACCGAGGACGGCACGCTGCCGTCCACCGCACCGACGGGCCCGGCGGTCACGCCTCCTGCTGCCACCGCCGCCGCACAGGACACGACGCCGTCGGCCTCCGCCGGCCCCACTACCCCCGGCCGACCGGTCGCGCTGCGGCCGGGCCCCTTCGACCACGAGGAGCAGGCCCGGCGCGTGCTGGGAGGACTGGCCCGCTCCGGCCGGCCGGCCGCCTCCCCGGGCGCAAGGCGCCTCGCCACGGAGCTCGGCGTGGACCTGGGATCCGTGACCGGGACCGGGGGAGCCGGCCACGTCACCCGCGACGACGTCCAGAAGCACTCGGAGCGTCCGCAGGTGCCTGCTCCGACCCCGGCGCCGGTTGTCGCTGCACGTCCGGCGGTCGAGCCGGTGCCCGAGGTCGAGAAAGGGGCAGGAGGGCTGCCGCTCGGCTACGAGGACGTGCCGTACGACGAGGTGGTGACGAGTCGGATCCGCCGGGTCACCGCGGAGCACATGACGCGCTCGCGCCGTACCGCGGCCCACATGACCACCGAGGTGGACGTGGACCTCGGCATGCTGACCGACGTGCGCGTCCGGCTGAACCGCCAGCGGGCCGGTGCCGGCCAGGGGAAGCTGTCGTTCCTGCCGTTCGTCGCCCGCGCCGCGTGCGCTGCCCTGCTGGAGCACCGCGACCTCAACGCGACCTTCGAGACCCACCGGCTGCTGCGGTGGAACGAAATCAACCTCGGCATCGCGGTCGACACCCCGCGCGGGCTCATGGTGCCGGTGCTACGCGGGGCGCAGCGGATGACGGTGGAGTCGCTCGGCGAGGGCATCACGGACATCGCGGGCCGGATCCGCGACGGCAAGCCTGGCCCGGACGACTTCCGGGCCGGCACCTTCACGATCAGCAACCCGGGGTCGGTCGGTGCTGTCTCGGCGCCGGCGATCATCAACCAGCCCCAGGTGGCGATCCTCGGGATGCCGACGATCGTCCGCAGGCCCTGGGTGGTCATGCTGCCCGACGGGCAGGAGACGATCGCCATCCGGCCCATCGTGCGCCTGGCGCTGACGTTCGACCACCGCGCGGTGGACGGCGCGGACGCCACCCGGTGCCTCGTGGACATCCGGCGGCGCCTCGAGGCCTGGGACGTCGACGACTACCGCTGAACTCTTGCGTGCTCCGGTCACCCGGGCAGGGCGGCTCGCGGCGTCGAGAGCGCCGGGAGCTGGTCCGTGCCGAGCCCGTAGACGAGGTAGTTCCAGAACTGGTAGGCCAGCTCGCGCGACCGCAGCCTGCCGTTCGGCCGGTACCACTGGTAGGCCCAGTTGCACATGCCGAACATCGCGAGCGCAGCCAGGTGGGGGTCGGTGGGGCGGAGCACCCCGGTCGCGACGCCCTCGGCGATCAGGTCCTCGACCACCTTCTCGTAGCGGTCGCGCTTGACCTTGATGGGGCCGCGCGCCTCGGGAGGAAGCTCCCGGTGGTGCTCGAAGAAGACCCGCACGTGGCCGCGATGGGTCTCCATCAGCTCGAGGATGTCTGCCATCACCTCGAGGAGCAGCTGCTCCGGACGGAGCCCGGTGTCGAGGCGGGCCTCGTGCCGGTCGATGAGGAGGTCGATGAACTCCTCGTGGATGGCGTGAAGGATGTCGTCCTTGCTGGGGAAGTAGTGGTAGAGCGTCGGCTTGGCGACCCCCACCTCCCGGGCGATGTCGTCCATCGTCGTGCTCGAGTAGCCCGTCTTGTCGAACAAGCCAGCTGCCAGCGTCACGATCTGCTGGCGTCGCTCACCCGACGACATCCGGCGCCGAGCAGCCCGATCAGCGGTCTTCACCCTGTGTTCCCTCCTCGAAGCGGACCCGAACGGCACCCGCGGCAGGCACCTTAGTCGGAGGCGTACCTAGCCAACCGAACCGACTGTACGGTCGGGCTCGCTGCGCTGTCGAGGCCCCGTGCGGGTCACCCAGATTGTCGTGGGACAAGTCACCGACCCCCGCCACGCGGAGGATTAGCCGCCGAAACCCTCACATTAGTGATGTCGGCCACCTCAATCCCTTGACAGTGTGACGGAGGTTACCTACCGTCCATTCTACCGAACCGACCGACGAGTCGGATGGATAGGAGCGGCGACATGACCGGCGCGCAGACGATGTCGTTCGGCATCGAGCAGACGAGCAGCGGTGAGACCGTGCTGGTCGATCGTGCGTGCGGCTCGTGCGCCGCCTGTCTCGCCGGCTCCTCGCTGCACTGCTCGGCTCCGCTCGCGAACGGTCGCGTCCTGACGGCTCCGGTCCCGGCACAGTCGGCGAACGAGCTGCTGAGCGCCGTGCTCGCTGCCGCGGCGCTGGCCGAGGCGCCCGAGGCGTCGACCGTCGTGGTGGTGGCGACGGAGTCGACGCCGCTCGCTGT contains:
- a CDS encoding TetR/AcrR family transcriptional regulator, giving the protein MSSGERRQQIVTLAAGLFDKTGYSSTTMDDIAREVGVAKPTLYHYFPSKDDILHAIHEEFIDLLIDRHEARLDTGLRPEQLLLEVMADILELMETHRGHVRVFFEHHRELPPEARGPIKVKRDRYEKVVEDLIAEGVATGVLRPTDPHLAALAMFGMCNWAYQWYRPNGRLRSRELAYQFWNYLVYGLGTDQLPALSTPRAALPG
- the sucB gene encoding 2-oxoglutarate dehydrogenase, E2 component, dihydrolipoamide succinyltransferase, whose product is MAQVLMPRLGVSVTEGTVSSWLKQIGDTVEVGEPICEVATDKVDTEIESTVAGVLTEQLYAEDEVVLVGEPLATVVGSDEASDPPPPVVPDEPAPVVPEPAAGDDPAPAPEPAPAQPAAGVPHDALVLMPRLGVSVIEGTVSSWLKQVGDTVEVGEPICEVATDKVDTEIESTIAGVLAEQRYAEGETVQVGEPLGVVTEDGTLPSTAPTGPAVTPPAATAAAQDTTPSASAGPTTPGRPVALRPGPFDHEEQARRVLGGLARSGRPAASPGARRLATELGVDLGSVTGTGGAGHVTRDDVQKHSERPQVPAPTPAPVVAARPAVEPVPEVEKGAGGLPLGYEDVPYDEVVTSRIRRVTAEHMTRSRRTAAHMTTEVDVDLGMLTDVRVRLNRQRAGAGQGKLSFLPFVARAACAALLEHRDLNATFETHRLLRWNEINLGIAVDTPRGLMVPVLRGAQRMTVESLGEGITDIAGRIRDGKPGPDDFRAGTFTISNPGSVGAVSAPAIINQPQVAILGMPTIVRRPWVVMLPDGQETIAIRPIVRLALTFDHRAVDGADATRCLVDIRRRLEAWDVDDYR
- a CDS encoding alpha-ketoacid dehydrogenase subunit beta, with the translated sequence MSADVTVPSGRVIGYGRAINEALAEEMRRDDRVWMMGQDIGRMGGVFGVTRGLQDEFGSMRVRDTAINETFIVGGAAGAALAGTIPVVELQFADFLFTAADEIFHKLAKWRYMHGGQFTMPVVVRLPTGVVGGAGAEHSQSLETIAMHVPGLKVAVPASPADAKGLLKSAIRDPNPVLFFEHKGLYRVKGPVSDSPEDLVPFGVARVARQGTSMTVVATGLMVDRVLEAAEQLAPRGIELEVIDPRTLVPLDIDTVVGSVEKTHRLMIVHEASRTAGFGAEIAAQVQERAFFALDAPVWRVCGTDTPLPQDPDLEQACIPSTDEIVTAALALAAI